One Nostoc punctiforme PCC 73102 DNA window includes the following coding sequences:
- a CDS encoding Rqc2 family fibronectin-binding protein — MQPVDFTTLTATCSELRANWLPSRTEQVYQRDRYTIAIALRTLKQRDWLQISWHPQAAHICIGDPPPRSPDTFTFSQQLIHQLGGLALVGIEAIAPWERVIDLQFARRPGESALYHVYAEIMGKYSNVILTDANNIIITAAHQVSQQQSSVRPIQTGQPYETPPKLTGTVPSLSESQERWQERVSLVPGAIKRQLLKSYSGLSAALLDLMLLEANIAPETSTDTLNPDDWRRLFERWQEWLQALDSKKFQPAWTKDGYTVMGWGVVEKVKNIQELLNHYYSNQIDQQLFSQLRHQLSQKLNNILVKLRNKAQTFKTRLQQSDQADEYRQKADLLMAHLQNWEPGMKEIILADFDTNLPVAIALLPDKNAVQNAQSLYKQHQKLKRARAAVEPLLLEVQTEIEYLEQVEAAIAQIDTYKTSEDLRALEEIREELIGQKYLEDPEYRSRSANEPPSTNFHRYLTPSGFEVLIGRNNRQNDQLTFRVAGDYDIWFHAQEIPGSHLLLRLEPGAVAEEADLQFVANLAAYYSRARQSEQVPIVYTQPKHVYKPKGAKPGIAIYKQESILWGKPQIVISH, encoded by the coding sequence ATGCAACCAGTTGACTTCACCACCCTTACAGCTACTTGTAGCGAACTACGCGCTAACTGGCTGCCCTCGCGGACAGAACAGGTTTATCAGCGCGATCGCTATACTATTGCCATAGCATTACGCACCCTGAAACAGCGTGATTGGTTACAGATTTCTTGGCATCCCCAAGCTGCCCATATTTGTATTGGCGATCCGCCACCGCGATCGCCAGATACCTTTACCTTTAGCCAACAACTAATACACCAATTGGGTGGTTTGGCATTGGTGGGTATTGAAGCGATCGCACCTTGGGAGCGTGTTATCGATTTACAATTTGCCCGTCGTCCCGGAGAAAGCGCCCTGTATCATGTCTATGCAGAAATCATGGGTAAATATAGTAACGTCATTCTCACCGACGCTAACAATATAATTATCACTGCCGCCCATCAAGTCAGTCAGCAACAATCTAGTGTCCGTCCCATCCAAACTGGACAACCTTATGAAACACCACCAAAACTGACTGGAACTGTCCCCAGTTTGAGCGAATCCCAAGAACGTTGGCAAGAACGGGTAAGTTTAGTACCAGGAGCAATCAAGCGGCAATTACTGAAAAGTTATAGTGGTTTGAGTGCAGCATTGCTAGATTTAATGCTGTTAGAAGCAAATATCGCACCAGAAACATCTACCGATACTCTCAACCCCGACGATTGGCGAAGATTGTTTGAGCGTTGGCAAGAATGGCTGCAAGCTTTGGATTCCAAGAAATTTCAACCCGCTTGGACAAAAGATGGTTACACCGTAATGGGTTGGGGTGTGGTGGAAAAAGTCAAAAATATCCAGGAGTTGCTCAACCATTACTACAGTAACCAAATTGACCAACAGTTATTTTCTCAATTGCGCCATCAGTTGAGTCAGAAATTAAATAATATTCTGGTGAAATTACGCAACAAGGCTCAAACCTTTAAAACGCGCTTGCAGCAATCAGATCAAGCTGATGAGTATCGACAAAAAGCTGATTTATTGATGGCTCACCTGCAAAACTGGGAACCAGGGATGAAAGAAATTATCCTTGCTGATTTTGATACAAATTTGCCAGTAGCGATCGCTCTGTTGCCAGATAAAAATGCTGTTCAAAATGCCCAAAGTCTTTACAAACAGCACCAAAAACTCAAACGCGCTCGTGCTGCCGTGGAACCCCTACTATTGGAAGTGCAGACAGAAATTGAGTATTTAGAACAAGTAGAAGCTGCGATCGCTCAGATAGACACTTACAAAACATCAGAAGATTTACGAGCTTTAGAAGAAATCCGTGAAGAGTTGATTGGACAAAAGTATCTAGAAGATCCAGAATATCGCAGTAGGAGTGCAAACGAACCTCCTAGCACCAACTTTCATCGTTACCTTACCCCCAGTGGCTTTGAAGTATTAATCGGCCGCAATAATCGCCAAAATGACCAATTAACTTTTCGTGTAGCTGGGGATTATGACATCTGGTTCCACGCTCAAGAAATTCCAGGGAGTCATCTGCTACTACGTCTAGAACCCGGTGCTGTGGCAGAAGAAGCTGATTTGCAATTTGTCGCTAATCTTGCTGCTTACTACAGTCGCGCTCGTCAGAGTGAGCAAGTGCCAATAGTTTACACCCAGCCAAAACACGTTTACAAACCCAAAGGAGCAAAACCGGGAATTGCGATTTACAAGCAGGAAAGCATCCTTTGGGGAAAACCACAAATAGTCATTAGTCATTAG
- a CDS encoding glycosyltransferase family 4 protein, whose protein sequence is MNSTTEKRIALISVHGDPAIEIGKEEAGGQNVYVRQVGEALAQLGWQVDMFTRKASLEQDSIVEHSDNCRTIRLKAGPLEFVPRDEIFEYLPEFVENFLKFQVKNEIQYELVHTNYWLSSWVGMQLKKIQGSKQVHTYHSLGAVKYNTIENIPLIASQRLAVEKQVLETAERIVATSPQEQQHMRSLVSTEGNIDIIPCGTDIQRFGSIGREAARAELEIAKDAKVVLYVGRFDQRKGIETLVRAVNESELRDSKNLKLIIGGGSTPGNSDGIERDRIEQIVHELGITDLTIFSGRLSQDILPTYYAAADVCVVPSHYEPFGLVAIEAMASGTPVVASDVGGLQFTVVNEQTGLLAPPQDVGAFASAIDRILFNPEWRDELGKAGRKRTESQFSWHGVATQLSELYTQLLEPSAKEPALLVK, encoded by the coding sequence ATGAACTCTACCACCGAAAAACGTATCGCCTTGATTTCCGTCCACGGAGACCCGGCGATTGAAATAGGGAAAGAAGAAGCTGGGGGACAAAATGTTTATGTGCGCCAAGTGGGTGAAGCACTAGCGCAGCTGGGATGGCAAGTTGATATGTTTACCCGCAAGGCTAGTCTGGAGCAAGATTCGATTGTTGAACATAGCGACAATTGCCGAACTATTCGTTTAAAAGCTGGGCCCCTTGAGTTTGTGCCGCGAGATGAAATTTTTGAATATTTGCCAGAATTTGTGGAGAATTTCCTCAAATTTCAGGTAAAAAATGAGATTCAATATGAGTTAGTTCACACTAATTATTGGCTCTCTAGTTGGGTGGGGATGCAGTTAAAGAAAATCCAAGGGAGTAAACAGGTTCACACCTATCACTCATTAGGAGCAGTCAAATACAACACTATAGAAAATATTCCTCTGATTGCTAGTCAGCGATTGGCAGTAGAAAAACAGGTGTTAGAAACAGCAGAGCGAATTGTAGCGACCAGTCCGCAAGAACAGCAACACATGCGATCGCTAGTTTCCACTGAAGGCAATATCGATATTATCCCCTGTGGTACAGATATTCAGCGTTTTGGTTCCATTGGGCGAGAAGCAGCCAGGGCTGAACTGGAAATTGCCAAAGATGCCAAAGTTGTATTATATGTAGGGCGTTTTGACCAACGCAAAGGTATAGAAACCCTAGTGCGTGCAGTCAACGAGTCTGAACTACGCGACTCGAAGAATCTCAAGCTAATTATTGGCGGTGGTAGTACTCCAGGTAACAGCGACGGCATAGAACGCGATCGCATTGAGCAAATCGTCCACGAATTAGGAATCACTGACTTGACCATCTTCTCTGGTCGTCTCAGTCAAGATATTTTACCAACTTATTACGCTGCTGCCGATGTCTGCGTTGTTCCTAGTCACTACGAACCATTTGGACTGGTTGCGATCGAAGCGATGGCAAGCGGTACGCCGGTTGTGGCTAGTGATGTCGGTGGACTTCAATTTACTGTAGTTAATGAACAAACTGGTTTATTAGCACCACCACAAGATGTAGGTGCTTTTGCGTCTGCTATTGACCGAATTCTCTTTAATCCAGAGTGGCGAGACGAATTGGGTAAAGCTGGCAGAAAGCGTACTGAAAGCCAATTTAGTTGGCATGGTGTCGCAACTCAGTTGAGTGAACTTTACACCCAATTGTTAGAACCATCAGCAAAAGAACCTGCATTGCTTGTTAAATAG
- the psaK gene encoding photosystem I reaction center subunit PsaK → MFTSTLLAAATTPLQWSPTVGLIIIIANIIAIAFGKSTIKYPNAEPALPSSNLFGGFGLPALLATTAFGHILGVGAVLGLHNLGRI, encoded by the coding sequence GTGTTTACTTCAACCTTACTCGCTGCTGCAACTACACCCCTGCAATGGAGTCCGACAGTTGGACTGATTATCATTATTGCTAATATCATTGCCATTGCCTTTGGGAAATCGACCATCAAATATCCCAATGCAGAACCAGCACTACCCTCATCTAATCTTTTTGGTGGTTTTGGTTTACCAGCCCTTTTAGCAACCACTGCCTTTGGTCATATCTTAGGAGTGGGCGCTGTTTTAGGGCTGCATAACCTGGGAAGAATTTAG
- a CDS encoding DUF3891 family protein — translation MIVNATPNGWEVIYHRAHALLAAQLAGQWRRKDAPVRLYETIAAISHHDDLEKEWEEDILTEAGAPKDFMLSSNADVDAGVQKLADLAKNALYRGRWVALLISMHISRLNEGSRGKGSKLDKLLDEQLQNQQRWRKELGIEKEEVDAAYAFMQWCDRLSLILCQQELPDDERFLEISKGPEGERYDIMQRSDNLVVVKPWPFQNDKFTVNVEACDLSQVKFDSSAQLTQALQKAPIKVLEWTFVKS, via the coding sequence GTGATTGTCAACGCTACCCCAAATGGTTGGGAAGTCATTTACCATCGTGCCCATGCTTTATTAGCAGCTCAACTGGCGGGGCAATGGCGACGTAAAGATGCGCCAGTAAGATTATATGAAACCATCGCTGCAATTTCTCATCACGATGATTTAGAGAAAGAGTGGGAAGAAGATATTCTTACTGAAGCCGGTGCGCCAAAGGACTTCATGCTGTCCTCAAATGCCGATGTAGATGCTGGGGTACAGAAATTGGCTGATTTGGCAAAGAATGCCCTTTACCGTGGACGATGGGTAGCTTTATTGATTTCCATGCACATTAGCCGTCTAAATGAGGGAAGCCGGGGTAAGGGTTCCAAACTAGACAAACTTTTGGATGAGCAACTTCAAAACCAGCAACGTTGGCGCAAGGAACTGGGCATTGAGAAGGAGGAAGTTGATGCAGCTTATGCGTTTATGCAGTGGTGCGATCGCCTTTCTCTCATCTTATGTCAGCAAGAACTACCTGACGATGAGCGGTTTCTAGAAATTAGCAAGGGCCCTGAAGGTGAGCGCTATGACATCATGCAGCGCAGTGATAACTTGGTTGTTGTCAAACCCTGGCCCTTCCAAAACGATAAATTTACGGTCAACGTCGAAGCCTGCGACCTCTCCCAGGTGAAATTTGACAGCAGTGCCCAACTAACTCAAGCGCTACAAAAAGCCCCCATTAAGGTACTTGAGTGGACATTTGTTAAGAGTTAG
- a CDS encoding manganese catalase family protein, with the protein MFFHKKEPIHAVNVSEPNPRFAQLLLEQFGGATGELSAALQYWVQSFHVENAGIKDMLQDIAIEEFSHLEMVGKLIEAHTKNVDQTEAYKSTLFAVRGIGPHFLDSQGNAWTASYLNEGGDVVRDLRANVAAEAGARQTYEELIKLATDKGTQETLVHLLTREISHTQMFMKALDSLGKLTDPFFGNIKPDETVALYYNLSTNGNGQDERGPWNSEPTFKYIANPLESHS; encoded by the coding sequence ATGTTTTTTCACAAAAAAGAGCCTATTCATGCAGTTAACGTTAGTGAACCAAACCCTCGTTTTGCTCAATTACTTCTAGAGCAGTTTGGCGGAGCTACTGGCGAACTTAGTGCAGCTTTGCAATATTGGGTGCAATCATTCCATGTTGAAAACGCTGGTATTAAAGATATGCTCCAAGACATTGCAATCGAGGAATTCAGCCATTTAGAAATGGTTGGTAAACTCATTGAGGCTCATACCAAAAATGTGGATCAAACAGAGGCTTATAAGAGTACTCTCTTTGCAGTTCGAGGGATTGGGCCTCATTTTCTAGATAGCCAGGGTAATGCTTGGACAGCAAGTTACTTGAATGAAGGTGGAGATGTAGTCCGTGATTTAAGGGCTAACGTTGCAGCAGAAGCCGGCGCTCGTCAGACTTATGAAGAGTTAATTAAACTGGCAACTGACAAAGGAACCCAAGAAACTTTAGTCCATCTCTTAACACGAGAAATTTCTCATACCCAGATGTTTATGAAAGCTCTGGATTCTTTGGGTAAGCTGACAGATCCGTTCTTTGGTAATATTAAACCAGATGAAACTGTTGCTCTTTACTACAACCTATCTACTAACGGTAATGGTCAAGATGAGCGTGGTCCTTGGAATTCTGAGCCAACATTCAAATACATTGCTAATCCTTTAGAAAGCCACTCTTAG
- a CDS encoding GlsB/YeaQ/YmgE family stress response membrane protein, whose product MSIIAWVVLGLLAGAIAKAIYPGYQGGGILSTMILGIIGAFVGGSLFTLLRTGTLQITAAGAGLTIPGILVAVLGAIVAIYLWGLIRRSSNA is encoded by the coding sequence ATGAGTATTATTGCTTGGGTAGTTTTAGGACTTTTGGCAGGTGCGATTGCTAAAGCTATTTATCCTGGCTATCAAGGTGGTGGAATTCTCTCCACAATGATTTTAGGTATCATTGGTGCTTTCGTTGGTGGAAGTCTGTTTACTCTATTGCGAACAGGAACTCTGCAAATTACTGCGGCTGGCGCTGGTTTAACTATCCCTGGTATTTTAGTGGCTGTGCTTGGCGCAATTGTTGCTATTTATCTATGGGGATTAATCAGAAGAAGCAGCAATGCCTAA
- the hemN gene encoding oxygen-independent coproporphyrinogen III oxidase, which yields MVFLLPGVKFDLDLIQKYDTRAPRYTSYPPATELSETFTETDFKAAIAASNQRQTPLSLYFHIPFCQSACYFCGCNTVISNNKNIAKPYVESLVQDIKNTAALIDPDRKVLQIHWGGGTPNYLDHHQVEFLWKNINRYFNIDPQAEISIEINPRYIDKNYIFFLREIGFNRISFGIQDFNSQVQVAVNRVQPEEMLFDVMSWVKEAKFESVNVDLIYGLPYQTRETFQETVKKTIELDPDRIVVFNFAYVPWLKPTQKNIPQEALPAAKEKLDILKMTIEELTSNQYLFIGMDHFAKTNDELAIAQRNGTLKRNFQGYTTHAETELFGFGSTSISMLEDAYAQNHKELKYYYQTIASGNLPISKGVKLSQNDIIRRDVIMGIMSHFQLHKQDIENKYQINFDEYFSEELEALKPLEADGLVSLSKNQIQITDIGRLLVRNIAVIFDTHTKMRETKFSRAI from the coding sequence ATGGTTTTTTTATTACCTGGTGTCAAGTTCGATCTGGATCTGATTCAAAAGTACGACACTCGCGCACCTAGATATACCAGTTACCCGCCCGCTACAGAGTTAAGCGAAACATTCACTGAAACTGATTTTAAGGCCGCGATCGCAGCATCTAATCAACGCCAAACTCCTCTTTCTTTGTATTTCCACATCCCCTTTTGCCAAAGTGCTTGCTACTTCTGCGGCTGCAACACAGTAATCTCCAACAACAAGAATATTGCTAAACCTTACGTCGAGTCTTTGGTTCAAGACATCAAAAACACCGCAGCTTTAATCGATCCAGACAGAAAAGTGCTGCAAATCCATTGGGGAGGCGGTACTCCTAATTACTTGGATCATCACCAAGTAGAATTTTTATGGAAAAACATCAATCGCTATTTCAACATCGATCCACAAGCAGAAATCTCAATTGAGATTAATCCCCGCTATATCGATAAAAACTACATTTTCTTTCTAAGAGAGATTGGTTTTAACCGCATTAGTTTTGGCATTCAGGATTTTAATAGCCAAGTTCAAGTAGCTGTAAATCGTGTTCAGCCAGAAGAAATGCTCTTTGATGTCATGAGTTGGGTGAAAGAAGCTAAGTTTGAAAGTGTGAATGTCGACCTAATTTATGGTTTACCTTATCAAACCCGCGAGACATTTCAAGAAACGGTGAAAAAGACAATTGAATTAGATCCTGACCGAATTGTTGTCTTTAACTTTGCCTATGTTCCTTGGCTCAAACCGACGCAAAAAAATATTCCTCAAGAAGCGTTACCAGCAGCCAAAGAAAAGTTAGATATTCTGAAAATGACTATTGAAGAATTGACGAGTAACCAATATTTATTTATTGGGATGGATCACTTTGCAAAAACTAACGACGAACTAGCGATCGCTCAACGCAATGGCACTCTCAAGCGCAATTTCCAGGGCTACACTACCCACGCGGAGACAGAATTGTTTGGCTTTGGTTCTACATCCATCAGTATGCTAGAAGATGCTTATGCTCAAAACCACAAGGAGTTAAAATATTATTATCAGACAATTGCATCGGGTAATTTACCTATTAGCAAAGGTGTCAAGCTTAGTCAAAATGATATTATCAGAAGGGATGTAATCATGGGTATTATGTCTCACTTTCAGTTACACAAGCAAGATATTGAAAACAAATATCAAATCAACTTTGATGAATATTTCTCTGAAGAGCTAGAGGCATTAAAACCACTAGAAGCTGATGGTCTGGTCAGTTTATCAAAAAATCAGATTCAGATTACAGACATCGGTCGATTACTAGTCAGAAACATTGCTGTTATCTTTGATACCCACACAAAAATGCGAGAGACAAAATTCTCTCGTGCTATTTAA
- a CDS encoding heme oxygenase (biliverdin-producing): MSSNLAIKLRSGTQQAHTSAENVGFMKCFLQGVVDRDCFAKFLSNLYYVYSELEAALDSHAKHPVISAVYFPELNRQSSLEKDMVFYYGDNWRGQITPSPAAQKYIDRIREISASEPALLLGHAYTRYMGDLSGGQMLQKVAQSALKLSGYEGTSFYNFEQIPDKKAFKDKYRQVLNALPIDDATAERIVAEANNAFGFNLQMAQELERSLIKALGQVLFNSLTRSQNSGSNEIGAAN; this comes from the coding sequence ATGAGTAGCAATCTCGCCATCAAACTGCGTTCTGGAACTCAACAAGCCCACACATCAGCAGAAAATGTGGGATTTATGAAATGTTTTCTACAAGGAGTGGTGGATAGAGACTGCTTTGCCAAGTTCTTAAGTAACTTGTATTACGTCTACAGCGAACTAGAAGCGGCATTAGATAGCCATGCAAAGCATCCTGTAATTAGTGCGGTTTACTTTCCTGAACTTAATCGCCAATCCTCGCTCGAAAAAGACATGGTGTTCTATTATGGGGATAATTGGAGAGGCCAAATTACACCCTCACCTGCTGCTCAAAAGTACATTGACCGCATTCGGGAAATTTCTGCTAGTGAACCGGCTTTATTGCTAGGTCATGCCTACACTCGCTACATGGGCGATCTTTCTGGAGGCCAAATGCTACAAAAAGTTGCTCAGTCAGCTCTGAAGCTTTCTGGCTATGAAGGCACGTCCTTTTACAATTTTGAGCAAATTCCTGATAAAAAAGCATTTAAGGATAAGTATCGTCAGGTATTAAACGCGCTACCTATTGATGATGCAACAGCAGAACGAATTGTTGCAGAAGCCAATAATGCCTTTGGATTTAATTTGCAGATGGCTCAAGAGTTAGAGAGAAGTCTAATTAAAGCACTCGGCCAAGTCCTGTTTAATAGTCTAACTCGTTCACAGAATTCAGGTAGCAATGAAATAGGTGCGGCTAATTAA
- a CDS encoding DUF1906 domain-containing protein translates to MQLLKLDNVVIESAPDGALGFDVNHPISLDQAKQAFQSGFSFCIRYVPRLEPNVNQPASRGDITFEEANDILDSGLALFLVQHVSRAGWDATGAKGMQYGKNAAIYASNCGFPSGMNLFLDLEEVDSASPPNDIQDFCNQWFYEVNNVGYVPGVYVGSKNGLNAEQLFSGTKFKHYWHAASQADPPTPRLGDRGYQLFQPLNLSSTQLSKLKNVKLIDKIGLGSNPAFEIDLKFASATIQDVDLDFTVTDKKGGSIQWIRR, encoded by the coding sequence ATGCAATTGCTAAAGTTGGATAATGTTGTAATTGAATCTGCACCAGATGGTGCGCTTGGTTTTGATGTCAACCATCCAATCAGTCTTGACCAAGCCAAACAAGCTTTTCAATCGGGTTTTTCATTCTGTATCCGCTACGTTCCAAGGTTAGAACCAAACGTTAATCAACCTGCTAGTCGTGGTGACATTACTTTTGAAGAGGCAAATGATATTTTAGATTCGGGCCTTGCACTATTTCTCGTGCAACACGTTAGCAGAGCAGGTTGGGATGCAACAGGTGCAAAAGGGATGCAATATGGTAAAAACGCTGCAATTTATGCCTCTAATTGTGGGTTTCCCTCTGGAATGAATCTTTTCTTAGATTTGGAAGAAGTCGATTCTGCCTCACCTCCAAATGATATTCAAGACTTCTGTAATCAGTGGTTTTATGAAGTGAACAATGTTGGATATGTGCCTGGAGTATATGTAGGCTCAAAAAATGGATTGAATGCCGAGCAATTATTTTCAGGTACAAAATTTAAACATTACTGGCACGCCGCGTCACAAGCCGATCCTCCGACTCCCAGACTTGGAGATCGTGGTTATCAACTCTTTCAGCCTCTAAACTTGAGTTCGACTCAACTTAGTAAACTTAAAAATGTCAAATTGATTGACAAAATTGGATTAGGTAGCAACCCAGCTTTTGAGATTGATTTGAAGTTCGCTTCTGCCACAATTCAAGATGTTGATCTAGATTTCACCGTCACTGATAAAAAAGGTGGCAGCATTCAATGGATTAGGAGATAG